GCCCTTGCCACCGGTGATCCATGCCCAGAGGTCCGAGTCGCTCACGGCTTCGGGATCGAATTTCAGGTACGTTTCGAGGTCGTCGGGGACGGCGTCGCGGATGGCGTCGGCGTTGCGGAGGTCGGTGGCGCGTTCCTGCCAGTATTCGGCGACTGCGAGGCCGAGATAGCGCGAGCCGCTGTGGATGACCAGCCAGTACTCGCCGGAGTCGCGGGCCTGTGCGAACTCGACGAAGTGATTGCCGCCGCCGAGCGTCCCGGCGCTCTTGATGACGTGGCTGATCCCCTGGCGCTTGCGTGAGAGGACGCGATTGCAGAGAGACTTGAAATAGGCCTCGTCGTAGCCCGAGAAGTCGAATTCGAGCGGGTCGATCGACTCGCCGAATCGCTCGCGATAGGCCGCGTCGAACTGCTCGAAGACCTGGGTTGCGCGCTCGAAGGGGAACTGCTCGACGAGGTGTGGTGCGTCGTCGTAGTCGTGGACCGACCGGCCCATCGGGATCGCCTCCCGGACCCGGCGCTCGCGTTCCTCGTGAGAGAGCGACAGGGAGTCTCCGAGGTTCGTCGCGGCCATGCCACAGCCGACGTCGACGCCGACGATGTTCGGGACAACTCGGTCGGGCAGCGCCATCGTGAACCCGATCGGTGCGCCCGCGCCCCAGTGCGTGTCGGGCATCACGACGACCGGCTCGGTGAACGCGGGGTGGTCGATCACCGACTGGATCTGTTCGATCGCCGACTCTTCGAGTAGCGACTCGTCTTCGACCATGATCGTGGCCGTCGTATATGTCCCCGACAGTTCGACGGGCATCAGTAGCCCAGGGTACGCGTGTTGGGGTGAAAGCGTTGTGGTACGGATTCGCCCCGAGTCGACATCTTCTTGTGCCAATGTATCGACCGTCTATATATCACGACGTAGGGCACTACGGCCGTCACCGACCCCGTAGCTGGCCATATCATTTACCCTCCCATGGACGCCGAATCATCTCCGCGACACGGTTTGACGCGTCGGCGCGCACTCGCCGGTGGTGCGCTCGCAGCGAGTGGACTCTCCAGTGGCTGCGTCGAGACGATCGAGCGGTTCTTCGGTGGCTCCTCTCGCGAGCAAGTATCACTCGAAATCGTCACTGTTCCCGCAGACGCAGACGCCCGTCTGACCGCCATCGCGAGAACACTGGTCGACCGCCTCGAAGCGGTCGGTATCGCGACGGACTTTCTGCTGACACCGACCGACCAACTCCGTAAAAAGGTTCTGACGAACCGCGATTTCGACGTCTATATCGGCACGATGGCCGCCGACCGGGACCCCGACTATCTTCGGACCACGTTCCAGTCGTCGTACTCGAACGGAGTCGGCTGGCAGAATCCCTTCGGATTTACCGATCAGGGAAGCGACTCGCTGCTCGACGCCCAGCGCTATCAATCGGGCCAGCAGCGCCGTGAGACGATTCAGGACGCGCTAACTGCTATCACAGGTGAACAGCCGATCGTGCCGCTGCTTTCGGATACGGCGATCGCGGCGGTCAGGCGAAACCGGTTCGAGGGTTGGGATCGGGTTAGGGCCAGGGATCCGCTGTGGTTGCTCGCGCTCGATCCGGCACCGGGGCGCTCCCCAGAGGGACGATTGCGGATGACGGCCGTAGAGAAGATCCTGACCGAACGACTCAATCCTCTCCTCCCGACGTTTAGCGAGTTCGACGCGCTGACGGCGTATCTGTACGACCCGCTCGGCAGGTACTACGACGGGCAGATACGTCCGTGGCTCGCGCAGTCGTGGTCGATCGACGAGTCGGCTCGCGAGATCCGTCTAGAACTCCATCCGGATCTCACCTGGCACGACGGCGAGGCCCTCACCGCCGCGGACGTGCAATTCACCTATCGGTTCCTGAACGACACGGCGATGGGAACTGGCGAGACTCGCCATCCCGCCCCGCGGTTCCGAAGACAATCGAGTCTGGTCGACGCCGTGGACGTCCTGGACGATCAGACGGTCCGGATCTCGGTCGACGCTGCGCCTGCTGTCGCACGGACTGTACTGACAGCGCCGCTGCTTCCGGAACACGTCTGGGAGTCGCGAACCGACGTCGTCGACGAGTCGACCGGATTGACACAGGCCGTCACCTGGGACAATCCTGACCCGGTCGGGGCTGGGACACTGGCGTTCGAGAGCCGAACAGTCGAGGAGTCGCTCGTTCTGACCCGAAACAGCGACCATCCGATGAATCGAGAAGGGACTGCCCTGTTCGAGCGGTTCGGTCCGCTGGCGTTCGACTCACTCCGGTTCCGGGTAGTTCCGTCCGATCTCGCCGGGCTCTCGTTGCTCACTGACGGTGACGTCGACGCGACCGTTCCGAAGCTCGGCAACGACGTCATCTCGAACGTCCGGAACGAATCGGCTGTCGATCTGGTGACGTCTCCCTCGCGGACGGTGTACCACGTCGGATTCAACGCCCGTCGACGGCCGCTCCAGAATCCGGGCTTTCGGCGTGCGATCGCTCGACTGTTCGACAAGGGTGATATCGTCGAATCGACCTTCGACGGGCACGCTGACCCGCTGACCACACCCGTGACTGACGCAGAGTGGATTCCGTCGTCGCTGGCCTGGAACGGTAGTGATCCGGAAGTACCATTCGCTGGGAGCGGTGGCGAGTTCGACGTCGAACGGGCGAAACAGTACTTCGAGGACGCCGGGTTCCAGTACACGAACGACGGTCGATTGGTTTATTGAGATCGATCGTCTGCCAACTATATGAGTAGATTCGATCGATGGCACTGTTCGAAGTATTGACGCAAGTTGCGGCGGTCGTCGCCCTGGCGGTAGCGGTATCGCTGGGGGCGGTCGTCGGTTTCAGTCGGTTTCCCCGGACGCGCCAGCAATTTTTCACGCAGTTGCGCATCGTGGCTCCGTATCTGGTATTTCTGGGCATCGTGCTCGGATTCACGAGCGCCCTTCGGGAAGTCGGCACGGTGGTCCAGTGGGCGATCGGCTTCCATCTCAGCCCGGTCATCTTCGAGATCGAGGGTACGTTCGTCGCCTGGCTCCAGACGTTTCAGACCTCCACCGCGACGACGTACTTCTCGGCCATCTACGTCTACGGCTACGCGTACCTGCTCGTGTTCCCGATCGTCGCCTACGCGCTCGCCGACCGGACGAAGCCCCTTCGTCTCTTGATCCTGGCGTACATACTCAACTACGTCATCGGGCTGGTCTGTTACATCCTGTTTATCGCCTATGGCCCTCGGAACTATCTGATCGGCGAGGGGATCCTGTACTCGTTCTGGCCGCAAGCACAGTTTCTCACCTCCGAGGTCAACACCAACACGAACGTCTTTCCGTCGTTGCACACTTCGCTGTCGGTGACGGTCGCCACGCTCGCCGTTATGACGCGTGATCTCTACCCTCGCTGGGCCCCGATCGCGATTCCGATCGCGCTCTCGGTCTGTCTGTCGACGATGTACCTCGGAATCCACTGGGGGGTCGACGTGCTCGCCGGGGCCGGTCTCGCGGCCATCAGCGTCTACGGTGCGGTCCGGCTTGACGACCACTTCGAGCGCGGTGTCAGCGCCAGCCGGGAGTGGTGGGAAACCCTTCGGAACCGACTCCCGATCTGAGCGCCCTCACTCCCGGACGTGGATCGAGCTTCCGAGATACTTGTTGAGCACTTCGCTCACGCTGTCGGCGTTGAACTGCTCGAGGTCGCCCTCGATCTCGCCTTTCAGTGCGTCGAGATACGCCTCGTCAGTTCGTAGCTCCCGGAAGTCGATCGACTCGACGGCCACCCCCAGCGCAGCCTCGGCCTCCGCGCGCATGAAC
The Halapricum salinum genome window above contains:
- a CDS encoding RNA-splicing ligase RtcB, giving the protein MPVELSGTYTTATIMVEDESLLEESAIEQIQSVIDHPAFTEPVVVMPDTHWGAGAPIGFTMALPDRVVPNIVGVDVGCGMAATNLGDSLSLSHEERERRVREAIPMGRSVHDYDDAPHLVEQFPFERATQVFEQFDAAYRERFGESIDPLEFDFSGYDEAYFKSLCNRVLSRKRQGISHVIKSAGTLGGGNHFVEFAQARDSGEYWLVIHSGSRYLGLAVAEYWQERATDLRNADAIRDAVPDDLETYLKFDPEAVSDSDLWAWITGGKGESHIDREAVLADFEGKEIERVFDRLNAIEPDPEERNTDLDFLDGREAHGYYVDMLFAQQYARWNRALMSDAVCEALGVEPVDRFQSVHNYIDFRDLTIRKGATPAREGQRLVVPFNMAEGSVLAHGTGNDDWNQTAPHGAGRTMSRREASARGSVEELAEQMDGVYSESIVESVLDEAPIAYKDAGAIASELEATAEIVEWLDPVHNLKATE
- a CDS encoding ABC transporter substrate-binding protein, whose amino-acid sequence is MTRRRALAGGALAASGLSSGCVETIERFFGGSSREQVSLEIVTVPADADARLTAIARTLVDRLEAVGIATDFLLTPTDQLRKKVLTNRDFDVYIGTMAADRDPDYLRTTFQSSYSNGVGWQNPFGFTDQGSDSLLDAQRYQSGQQRRETIQDALTAITGEQPIVPLLSDTAIAAVRRNRFEGWDRVRARDPLWLLALDPAPGRSPEGRLRMTAVEKILTERLNPLLPTFSEFDALTAYLYDPLGRYYDGQIRPWLAQSWSIDESAREIRLELHPDLTWHDGEALTAADVQFTYRFLNDTAMGTGETRHPAPRFRRQSSLVDAVDVLDDQTVRISVDAAPAVARTVLTAPLLPEHVWESRTDVVDESTGLTQAVTWDNPDPVGAGTLAFESRTVEESLVLTRNSDHPMNREGTALFERFGPLAFDSLRFRVVPSDLAGLSLLTDGDVDATVPKLGNDVISNVRNESAVDLVTSPSRTVYHVGFNARRRPLQNPGFRRAIARLFDKGDIVESTFDGHADPLTTPVTDAEWIPSSLAWNGSDPEVPFAGSGGEFDVERAKQYFEDAGFQYTNDGRLVY
- a CDS encoding phosphatase PAP2 family protein is translated as MALFEVLTQVAAVVALAVAVSLGAVVGFSRFPRTRQQFFTQLRIVAPYLVFLGIVLGFTSALREVGTVVQWAIGFHLSPVIFEIEGTFVAWLQTFQTSTATTYFSAIYVYGYAYLLVFPIVAYALADRTKPLRLLILAYILNYVIGLVCYILFIAYGPRNYLIGEGILYSFWPQAQFLTSEVNTNTNVFPSLHTSLSVTVATLAVMTRDLYPRWAPIAIPIALSVCLSTMYLGIHWGVDVLAGAGLAAISVYGAVRLDDHFERGVSASREWWETLRNRLPI